One region of Coregonus clupeaformis isolate EN_2021a chromosome 31, ASM2061545v1, whole genome shotgun sequence genomic DNA includes:
- the LOC121547093 gene encoding E3 ubiquitin-protein ligase TRIM35-like has translation MASSSSLPEEDFSCTVCLDIFKDPVMLSCSHSFCQACLKECWKDKESRECPICRKISSNDNPPPNLSLKNLCEALRERRQTDLISPTKGSKVLCSLHSEKFRLFCLEDKEPICLVCQVSKKHKAHDCIPVDEAVQDHKEELQTDLKPLQEKLKVFNEVKQTCDQTAGHIKSQAQHTEKQIKKEFEKLHQFLREEEEARIAALKEEEKQKSQKMKVKIEQMNREISSLSDTIRAIEEELKDEDISFLQNFKTMKERAQCTIPHPQLVSGALIDVAKHLGNLTFRVWEKMQGIVKHTPVILDPNTASPWLSLSDDLTSVSQTGPEQQLPDNPERFTMYSSILGSKGFSSGKHSWEVEVGDHPDWVMGVSKESVDKKGELTVSPKYGIWGIAQSSGEYSNGIGETLLLKRIPQRIRVQLDYDQGEVSFYDSKDMTLIYTYKDTFTETLYPYFSIASSGDAKSTGVQICQSEVFLTVKSSQ, from the exons ATGGCTTCCAGTTCGTCTCTCCCAGAGGAGGATTTCTCCTGCACGGTGTGCCTTGACATCTTTAAGGATCCTGTCATGTTGTCATGCAGCCACAGTTTCTGCCAAGCCTGTCTAAAGGAATGCTGGAAAGACAAGGAATCTCGGGAATGTCCAATTTGCAGGAAAATATCGTCTAATGATAATCCTCCTCCAAACCTCTCTCTAAAGAACCTGTGTGAGGCCTTACGGGAAAGGAGACAGACGGATCTGATAAGTCCAACTAAAGGGTCCAAGGTGCTCTGCAGTCTACACAGTGagaaattcaggctgttctgtctgGAGGATAAAGAGCCCATCTGTTTGGTGTGTCAGGTCTCAAAGAAACATAAAGCTCATGACTGCATCCCTGTAGATGAGGCTGTACAGGATCACAAG GAGGAACTCCAGACTGACCTGAAGCCCTTACAGGAGAAGCTGAAGGTCTTTAATGAAGTTAAACAAACCTGTGATCAAACAGCAGGGCACATTAAG AGCCAGGCCCAGCACACGGAGAAGCAGATTAAGAAGGAGTTTGAGAAACTTCACCAGTTTCTacgagaggaagaggaggccaggaTAGCTGCTCTGAAAGAGGAAGAGAAGCAGAAGAGTCAGAAGATGAAGGTGAAGATTGAGCAGATGAACAGAGAGATTTCATCACTTTCAGATACAATCAGAGCCATAGAGGAGGAGCTGAAAGATGAAGATATCTCATTCCTGCAG AACTTCAAGACCATGAAGGAAAG AGCACAGTGCACAATTCCGCATCCACAACTGGTGTCAGGAGCGCTGATAGACGTGGCCAAACACCTGGGGAACCTGACGTTCAGAGTCTGGGAGAAGATGCAGGGGATCGTCAAACACA CTCCTGTGATTCTGGACCCCAACACTGCATCCCCctggctctctctgtctgatgATCTGACCAGTGTGAGTCAGACTGGCCCAGAGCAGCAGCTCCCTGACAACCCAGAGAGATTCACAATGTACTCATCTATTCTGGGCTCTAAGGGGTTCAGCTCAGGTAAACACAgctgggaggtggaggtgggggacCATCCTGACTGGGTTATGGGCGTGTCTAAAGAGTCAGTTGACAAGAAAGGGGAGCTGACTGTATCACCAAAGTATGGAATCTGGGGTATAGCGCAGAGCAGTGGTGAGTATAGTAATGGAATAGGAGAGACCCTCCTCCTGAAGAGGATACCCCAGAGGATCAGAGTGCAGCTGGACTACGACCAGGGGGAGGTGTCCTTCTACGACTCCAAAGACATGACACTCATCTACACTTATAAAGACACATTCACTGAGACGCTCTACCCATACTTCTCTATTGCATCATCTGGTGATGCCAAAAGCACTGGTGTACAGATCTGCCAATCAGAGGTGTTTCTGACAGTGAAGTCATCCCAATga